The region TTCATGGTTCCGTGGATGGATCCGAATTCGGAGTACATCTACGCGGCGAACGTACCGGCCTGGACCCTGTTTTTTGAGCTGGTGATCAACCTCGTCTACATCCTGATCTATCCCTACATCCGGCGGACATCCGGGCTGCTCGTGGTGCTGGCCATCAGCATTGCGATGTTCCTGGCCATGGCCTTCCACTATGACACAACCGATCTTGGCTCACGCTGGACTGAATTCTGGGGCGGCTTTGGCCGTGTGTCCTGCACCTTCTTTGCCGGCGTTTTGATCTATCGACTGATGGGCAAGCCGAAAGAGACATCTTCCCGGCGCAGCCTCATTTCAATCCCGCTGATCCTGCTTCTCGTGCTCTATGGCTTCGATGTGCCGGAACCCTTGTTCCTCATCCGCAGCATCATCCTGGTGACGCTGGTCGGCCCGATTCTGCTCTGGTTGTACCTGATCGTACAACCCCCTCGCTGGCTGTCCTCCACGTTCGCGACCCTCGGCGGCATGTCCTACGCACTCTACATCCTGCACTACCCGGTTTACGAGACGGTCAAACGGATCGCCTGGAAATATCCGGTCATCATTGAAACCCCAGCGCTGGGAAGCTTCATCGTTCTTGCCGTATCGATGGCAATCTCGTTTGTTGCCTGGCAATGGTACGATGAACCCGTCCGGGCGAAGGTCAATAAATGGCTGAAAGAGCGCCGCAAGCGCTCTGCCGCCACAAACATGACCAAGGCTGCTGAAGGCGCCACGGTGAGCAGGTCCAGATAGTTACGGCGCGGCAGACTTTCTGAAGCTGGACATCCCTCCTAGAGGCAACGGCCCGCCCCGGCCCCGATGGCGGTACGGACATCCGGCGTGGACAGCCTGAACCGCCATTGCTTTAAACGATTGCCAGATCGTTCGAGCGTCCTCACCGACCTCTAGATTTCAGCAATACCAGCCCCCGAACGGCTGCGCCTTGATTCCAGATGCCGTCTGGAGGGAACCGGATGAAATACCTGACGCCAATTCTGATGTCTGTTTCGGCGCTTGCACTCCTGACCGGATGCGGAGGCGGCGGAGGCAGTGGCAGCTCGACAGACACACCCGTCTCTCCACCGCCTGCCCCCCCGCCCCCGTCGCCTCC is a window of Hyphomonas adhaerens MHS-3 DNA encoding:
- a CDS encoding acyltransferase family protein; the encoded protein is MKTRLESQNFLTLDGARGVGAMLVVLGHSAMFWPGFPTLPLVPLVDIFFILSGFVLAFAYEPRFDRGMSARQFLLARVVRLYPLYILGILMGTIVHLYAYYGDSPDTSLSDLLLNSAPAFFMVPWMDPNSEYIYAANVPAWTLFFELVINLVYILIYPYIRRTSGLLVVLAISIAMFLAMAFHYDTTDLGSRWTEFWGGFGRVSCTFFAGVLIYRLMGKPKETSSRRSLISIPLILLLVLYGFDVPEPLFLIRSIILVTLVGPILLWLYLIVQPPRWLSSTFATLGGMSYALYILHYPVYETVKRIAWKYPVIIETPALGSFIVLAVSMAISFVAWQWYDEPVRAKVNKWLKERRKRSAATNMTKAAEGATVSRSR